The following proteins are co-located in the Phragmites australis chromosome 10, lpPhrAust1.1, whole genome shotgun sequence genome:
- the LOC133931325 gene encoding protein RGF1 INDUCIBLE TRANSCRIPTION FACTOR 1-like, whose protein sequence is MGMRPGWVGALVEESFFVGCAAHENRKKNEKNIFCLGCCASICPHCAPAHRHHPLIQVRRYVYNDVVRLDDLDRLVDCSFVQPYTINSAKVIFLKPRPQSRPFKGSGNVCLTCDRILQEPFHFCCLSCKVDHVMMQGGDLSNIVYVPDLGCGFPRFENLRVDGFDDDAGQYGQVTPNSILEDPTQRTNGGSASGGSSNASRNARRGSDDVPRKKKGGGGGGFFPQIVLSLGNRRKGAPHRAPLA, encoded by the exons ATGGGGATGAGGCCTGGGTGGGTGGGGGCGCTGGTGGAGGAGAGCTTCTTCGTGGGGTGCGCGGCGCACGAGAACCGCAAGAAGAACGAGAAGAACATCTTCTGCCTCGGCTGCTGCGCCAGCATCTGCCCGCACTGCGCCCCCGCGCACCGCCACCACCCGCTCATCCAG GTGCGGAGGTACGTGTACAATGACGTGGTGCGGCTGGACGATCTGGATAGGCTCGTCGACTGCTCCTTTGTTCAG ccctACACGATCAACAGTGCAAAGGTGATCTTTCTGAAGCCGCGGCCTCAGTCCAGGCCCTTCAAGGGCTCTGGCAACGTCTGCTTGACATGTGACAGGATCCTCCAGGAGCCTTTCCACTTCTGCTGCCTCTCTTGCAAG GTGGATCATGTGATGATGCAGGGAGGGGACCTGTCCAACATCGTGTACGTGCCGGACCTGGGCTGCGGCTTCCCGCGGTTCGAGAACCTCCGCGTCGACGGGTTCGACGACGACGCCGGTCAGTACGGCCAGGTCACCCCCAACTCCATCCTCGAGGACCCGACACAGCGCACCAACGGGGGCAGCGCCAGCGGCGGCTCCAGCAACGCTTCCAGGAACGCACGGCGCGGCAGTGATGACGTcccgaggaagaagaaaggcggcggcggcggcggcttcttcCCTCAGATCGTCCTGTCTCTCGGCAACAGGAGGAAGGGCGCGCCCCATAGGGCGCCACTCGCCTAA